In one Leishmania major strain Friedlin complete genome, chromosome 13 genomic region, the following are encoded:
- a CDS encoding putative protein kinase yields the protein MAQPLPLSTILRHPLASKRCMMIFHQNGEETMELFELLSRYEAVGPIGQGSYGYVCSARDNDLVERFQAKPPEEYEDASLTLEEREEVYDTNTLVAIKKLRQLFENNQPRMWLCATREIQLMMAFQHDNVMSATDFFIPLGGVEMMTYDSILQLQHTFDGVYVVMKKMDYTLREVLDSTIVTAAELAPGYETWLRRVKLLMANCGKVNADVRSTSSPVPASCLNAQAGAQGEDQATAALHNSTEQSRSGGRVDVGDEAGAPVCCPLTTVALHSLTRDYRKFILYQIFRGVGYLHLCPVIHRDLKPENIMLDRSYGTRITDFGQGRDVGLNATTDYVQTVLDNCTQWYAAPETLTVAINSPMGFIDHDSFHGVDVWSIGCIAAEMLIGRPLFYTTSMGGKSQLLSIFRVLGEPSASAIESIAEYRDKETRELFMNSIKKLVKNAPPSNTITPPLAEFLRSPYGDEDEDEVGLIIDCLRWDPRERITIQAALQNPFFTKDGYDPVIDPEDTAKRVPSVRPEDISEPVSGRAFLWNLFLERHPEVKELWNSLVAKHEEELKVKKAAGNT from the coding sequence ATGGCGCAGCCACTGCCCTTGTCCACCATCCTGCGGCACCCGCTCGCCTCGAAGCGGTGCATGATGATATTCCATCAGAACGGCGAGGAGACAATGGAACTGTTCGAGCTGCTCTCCCGCTACGAGGCTGTCGGTCCGATCGGTCAGGGCAGCTACGGCTATGTCTGCTCCGCCCGCGATAACGACCTTGTAGAGAGGTTCCAGGCAAAGCCGCCAGAGGAGTACGAGGACGCCTCGCTAACATtggaggagcgggaggaggtTTACGACACGAACACCCTCGTCGCCATCAAGAAACTGCGTCAGCTTTTTGAAAACAACCAACCGCGTATGTGGCTGTGCGCCACTCGGGAGATACAGCTCATGATGGCGTTCCAGCACGACAATGTCATGTCGGCGACGGACTTCTTCATTCCCCTCGGCGGTGTGGAGATGATGACGTACGACTCCATCTTGCAGCTTCAGCACACCTTCGACGGCGTCTACGTAGTTATGAAAAAGATGGACTAcacgctgcgcgaggtgctCGACTCCACCAtcgtgacggcggcggagctggcgccGGGGTACGAGACGTGGCTGCGACGTGTGAAGCTTTTGATGGCGAACTGCGGCAAGGTGAACGCAGATGTCCGTAGCACCTCGTCCCCTGTGCCGGCGTCGTGCCTGAACGCACAGGCAGGGGCGCAAGGTGAGGATCAGGCCACAGCCGCGCTGCATAACAGCACGGAGCAAAGTCGTAGCGGTGGCAGAGTAGATGTTGGGGACGAGGCTGGCGCTCCTGTGTGTTGCCCGCTGACAACGGTCGCCCTCCACTCCCTCACCCGCGACTACCGCAAGTTTATTCTGTACCAAATATTCCGCGGTGTCGGCTACCTTCACCTGTGCCCCGTAATCCACCGCGATCTGAAGCCGGAGAACATCATGCTCGACCGCAGCTACGGCACCCGCATCACGGACTTCGGCCAGGGCCGCGATGTCGGGCTCAACGCGACAACCGACTACGTGCAGACAGTGCTGGACAACTGCACCCAGTGGTACGCTGCGCCAGAGACGCTGACAGTCGCCATCAATAGCCCGATGGGCTTCATCGACCACGACAGCTTCCACGGCGTCGATGTCTGGTCCATCGGGTGCATTGCAGCTGAAATGCTGATCGGCCGCCCCCTCTTTTACACCACCTCGATGGGCGGGAAGTCCCAGCTGCTGAGTATTTTCCGCGTGCTGGGCGAGCCGTCGGCGAGCGCCATCGAGTCTATCGCCGAATACCGCGATAAGGAGACGAGAGAGCTTTTCATGAACTCCATCAAGAAACTGGTGAAGAACGCACCACCGTCAAACACCATCACGCCGCCGCTAGCGGAGTTCCTGCGGAGCCCTtacggcgacgaggacgaggatgagGTGGGTCTCATCATTGATTGCCTGCGCTGGGACCCGCGGGAGCGCATCACGATCcaggcagcgctgcagaacCCGTTCTTCACAAAGGATGGGTACGACCCAGTGATCGACCCCGAAGACACGGCCAAGCGCGTGCCCTCGGTGCGACCCGAGGACATATCAGAACCCGTGAGCGGGCGGGCGTTCTTGTGGAACCTCTTCCTCGAGCGCCATCCggaggtgaaggagctgTGGAACTCCCTCGTGGCTAaacacgaggaggagctgaaggtgaagaaggcggcggGCAATACCTAG